From a region of the Kwoniella mangroviensis CBS 8507 chromosome 1 map unlocalized Ctg01, whole genome shotgun sequence genome:
- a CDS encoding 40S ribosomal protein S27 produces MVLAVDLLNRPADVQARTHKLKKVVPEPNSFFMDVKCPGCFAITTVFSHASTVVQCQGCATALCQPTGGKAKLTEGCSFRRKN; encoded by the exons ATG GTTCTCGCCGTCGACCTCCTCAACAGACCTGCTGATGTTCAAGCCCGAACTCACAAGCTCAAGAAAGTTGTCCCAGAGCCAAACTCATTCTTCATGGATGTTAAGTGCCCAGGTTGTTTCGCCATCAC CACCGTCTTCTCCCACGCTTCCACCGTCGTTCAATGCCAAGGATGTGCTACCGCCCTTTGTCAACCAACCGGTGGTAAGGCTAAGTTgactgaag GCTGCTCTTTCCGAAGAAAGAACTAA